One Spirochaeta africana DSM 8902 genomic window carries:
- a CDS encoding FGGY-family carbohydrate kinase, which yields MAAAPTMVLGIDCSTQSMTGVLLGIDPADTGSPPEILYEQRIAYTADPRTSGFGIDPTTLILPPQIPGQADQPPGMFLAALDALLHDLHAAGAPMARIAALQISAQQHGHVYLSPHAPAAFRSLNTGSAEPGLAQRFQQAFSYPASPIWMTSSTTLEAAELREAVGGAEAMIRESGSDSPLRFTGAVIRRIGTHHPQAYQQTIAIRLLSSFLAGVLTGTIDVPADWGNGAGTSLMNYRERSWSLPLMKAAADGLPGGFPELQRKLGSLAHPLRWAGSIASYFRQHYGLSPDCRVGIGSGDNPQSKVAVQGDLLSLGTSFVYMIEQNEPTVDLQGYSNSMYDGLGRPFIFACRTNGAAVWDRICSEHEISPQDYPTREHALQQTPAGSRIVCWQPSTESFPVSPQIPFFREEEAGSSFASDYAGLVDSTLGILYHCTREMSTSVEALRITGGPTASIAICTRIASMWQRPVMRVGAAGAAYGAALAAYAGLCVETTPFAEPAAVLAGRLPAGDIIYPDPRMTAAYHHGSTAYLPRLMQSFARQQRYQYAE from the coding sequence ATGGCAGCCGCACCGACCATGGTACTGGGTATTGACTGCAGCACCCAAAGCATGACCGGGGTACTGCTCGGGATCGACCCCGCCGACACAGGATCTCCACCGGAGATCCTGTATGAACAGCGCATCGCCTATACCGCCGACCCGCGCACCAGCGGGTTCGGTATCGATCCGACAACCCTGATACTCCCGCCGCAGATCCCCGGTCAGGCCGATCAACCCCCCGGGATGTTTCTTGCCGCCCTGGATGCACTCCTGCATGATCTGCATGCAGCCGGTGCCCCGATGGCCCGGATCGCCGCGCTGCAGATATCAGCCCAGCAGCACGGGCATGTCTATCTGTCGCCTCACGCCCCTGCTGCCTTCCGCTCGCTGAACACCGGTTCTGCCGAACCGGGCCTCGCCCAGCGGTTCCAGCAGGCATTCAGCTATCCCGCCAGCCCGATCTGGATGACCAGCAGCACCACCCTCGAGGCCGCCGAACTGCGGGAGGCTGTCGGCGGCGCAGAGGCTATGATCCGGGAATCCGGCAGTGACTCGCCGCTGCGTTTTACCGGCGCGGTAATTCGCCGAATCGGCACGCACCATCCCCAGGCATACCAGCAAACCATCGCGATCAGGCTGCTCAGCTCTTTTCTGGCCGGGGTCCTGACCGGCACCATCGATGTCCCTGCTGACTGGGGCAATGGCGCCGGCACCAGTCTGATGAACTACCGGGAACGCAGCTGGTCCCTCCCGCTGATGAAGGCCGCGGCTGACGGTCTGCCCGGCGGGTTCCCGGAGCTGCAGCGCAAGCTTGGCTCCCTCGCCCATCCCCTGCGCTGGGCCGGCAGCATTGCCAGCTACTTCCGGCAGCACTACGGACTGTCGCCTGACTGCCGGGTCGGTATAGGATCTGGTGACAACCCCCAGTCCAAGGTTGCGGTACAGGGCGATCTGCTCAGTCTGGGCACCAGTTTTGTGTACATGATAGAGCAGAATGAGCCCACCGTAGATCTGCAAGGGTACAGCAACAGTATGTATGACGGCCTTGGCCGCCCGTTCATCTTTGCCTGCCGGACCAACGGAGCAGCAGTCTGGGACCGCATATGCAGCGAACACGAGATCTCCCCGCAGGACTACCCGACGCGTGAACACGCCCTGCAGCAGACACCAGCCGGGAGCCGGATTGTGTGCTGGCAGCCCAGCACCGAGTCGTTCCCCGTCAGCCCGCAGATACCCTTCTTCCGCGAGGAGGAAGCCGGCAGCAGTTTTGCCAGCGACTATGCCGGGTTGGTCGACAGCACCCTCGGTATTCTGTATCACTGCACCCGCGAGATGTCGACCTCGGTAGAGGCATTGCGGATTACCGGTGGGCCAACCGCCAGCATCGCCATCTGCACCCGGATTGCCTCGATGTGGCAGCGCCCGGTCATGCGCGTCGGGGCGGCAGGTGCCGCCTACGGGGCTGCCCTGGCCGCATACGCCGGCCTGTGTGTCGAAACAACCCCCTTTGCCGAACCAGCCGCAGTACTTGCCGGCAGACTCCCGGCCGGGGACATCATATACCCGGACCCCCGGATGACCGCCGCCTATCACCACGGCAGCACCGCATACCTGCCACGCCTGATGCAGAGTTTCGCGCGGCAGCAGCGCTATCAGTATGCCGAATGA
- a CDS encoding spermidine synthase — protein MSAMFQELDYRKTPIGELSLRARRDVRSGDTIYEIKLGEEYLMSSLFTESEVALGRLGVQELLAPSPDDHSRAAGTAPCVAAPSDTAPAGATPSGTGLHVVVGGLGLGYTARAVLESPLVASVTVVDYLEAVIDWHRQGLLPLGVELTADPRCHFVHGDFFAIADSQAGFDPAQPGRQFDAIVLDIDHSPELHLDAGNARLYQPAGLARLAQHLLPGGVFGLWSNEPADPGFIRRLQGSFSQARGENITFYNPLQDRDFTQSVYLARK, from the coding sequence ATGAGTGCGATGTTTCAGGAACTGGACTACCGGAAAACCCCCATCGGGGAGTTAAGCCTCCGGGCCCGGCGTGATGTGCGCAGCGGCGACACTATCTACGAAATCAAGCTGGGCGAGGAATACCTCATGTCCAGCCTGTTTACCGAATCCGAGGTTGCCCTCGGGCGCCTGGGCGTGCAGGAGCTCCTCGCACCGTCCCCGGACGACCACAGCCGTGCGGCTGGCACCGCTCCTTGCGTCGCAGCTCCATCCGATACAGCTCCGGCCGGTGCAACCCCGTCCGGCACCGGTCTGCATGTGGTGGTAGGAGGGCTGGGACTGGGATACACCGCCAGAGCAGTGCTGGAAAGCCCGCTGGTGGCCTCGGTAACGGTTGTTGACTACCTGGAAGCGGTCATCGACTGGCACCGACAAGGGCTGCTGCCGCTGGGCGTCGAGCTCACTGCCGATCCTCGCTGTCATTTTGTCCATGGTGACTTCTTTGCAATTGCCGACTCGCAGGCCGGCTTTGACCCGGCGCAGCCCGGCAGGCAGTTCGACGCGATTGTACTGGATATCGATCACTCACCGGAGCTGCACCTGGACGCCGGCAACGCCCGCCTGTATCAGCCCGCCGGCCTGGCACGGCTGGCGCAACATCTGCTACCCGGCGGCGTGTTCGGTCTGTGGTCCAACGAACCTGCAGATCCGGGCTTCATCCGGCGGCTGCAGGGCAGTTTCTCCCAGGCCCGCGGGGAGAACATCACCTTTTACAACCCCTTGCAGGACCGCGATTTCACCCAATCGGTGTACCTGGCACGAAAATAA
- a CDS encoding YgaP family membrane protein, whose translation MNKNVGNKDKAVRVILGILFVAAGFGFGGAWLALAVVGAVLLITAATGFCGLYTLLGINTCKLSSDDK comes from the coding sequence ATGAACAAGAATGTAGGAAACAAAGACAAAGCCGTTCGGGTAATCCTGGGAATCCTGTTTGTAGCCGCCGGTTTCGGTTTCGGGGGCGCCTGGCTGGCACTGGCGGTGGTAGGCGCTGTTCTGCTGATAACCGCTGCGACCGGTTTCTGCGGGCTGTATACACTGCTGGGGATTAATACCTGCAAACTGTCTTCGGATGACAAATAG